One stretch of Rosistilla oblonga DNA includes these proteins:
- a CDS encoding PQQ-binding-like beta-propeller repeat protein encodes MSPLRIAYSFCLGMLLFASPASARTWTDSTGAYKIEADFVGFDGSIVQLKKADGSISRLPIARLSHRDQVWVRAEMKRQTMPTDKPAASAAEGLASTDWPGWRGPQRDGISREQGLLKEWPSGGPPLLWSSRGLGNGFSSLAIAGDKIYTMGKKAGQVQLVCASRDDGTVIWETPVGDGSDPNCTPTLDVEAGLVYGLSHAGDLLCASASDGAVVWRKNFPNDFGGRMMSMWGYSESPLIDGDRLICTPGSDRAVMAALDKKTGDVIWQTPMQEGTAGYASPVISHAGGIKQYVNLVGKGLIGIRAADGEPLWHYPRVANTTANVPTPLVDGNFVFCSSGYGDGGSALLELKKQGRTIRYREVYYKDNRTLQNHHGGMILIDGKIYMGHGHNQGFPRCVDLRSGRTVWGEGQRGPGKGSAAIVAADGHLVFRYEDGVVALIEANPGGYQLKGEFKPASVNGKAWAHPVIAGKRLYLRDQDELHCYDIGAGS; translated from the coding sequence ATGTCTCCGCTTCGAATCGCCTACTCTTTCTGCCTGGGGATGCTGCTGTTCGCATCGCCCGCATCGGCTCGCACCTGGACCGATAGCACGGGAGCTTACAAGATCGAAGCTGATTTTGTTGGCTTCGACGGCTCGATCGTGCAACTGAAAAAGGCTGATGGTTCGATCTCGCGGCTGCCGATCGCTCGATTGAGCCACCGCGATCAGGTGTGGGTTCGCGCGGAGATGAAACGGCAGACCATGCCGACCGATAAACCGGCAGCTTCGGCAGCGGAGGGACTGGCGTCGACCGATTGGCCCGGGTGGCGCGGTCCGCAGCGCGATGGGATCTCGCGCGAACAGGGGCTGCTGAAAGAATGGCCCAGCGGCGGCCCGCCTCTTCTGTGGTCCTCGCGTGGACTCGGCAACGGGTTTTCTTCTTTGGCGATCGCCGGCGACAAGATCTATACGATGGGAAAGAAAGCGGGGCAGGTTCAGCTGGTCTGCGCTAGCCGCGACGACGGGACGGTGATCTGGGAAACGCCGGTCGGCGACGGCAGCGATCCCAATTGTACGCCGACGTTGGATGTCGAAGCCGGTCTGGTCTACGGACTCTCGCATGCAGGAGACTTGCTGTGCGCGTCGGCCAGCGACGGCGCGGTCGTTTGGCGAAAGAACTTTCCGAATGATTTCGGCGGCCGGATGATGTCGATGTGGGGCTACAGCGAATCGCCGTTGATCGATGGCGATCGACTGATCTGCACTCCCGGCAGCGATCGAGCGGTGATGGCAGCTCTCGATAAAAAGACAGGGGATGTGATCTGGCAGACGCCGATGCAAGAGGGAACGGCGGGGTATGCGTCGCCGGTGATCAGCCACGCCGGTGGGATCAAACAGTATGTGAATCTGGTCGGCAAAGGATTGATCGGCATCCGCGCCGCCGATGGCGAGCCGTTGTGGCATTACCCTCGCGTTGCGAACACCACAGCCAATGTGCCGACACCACTTGTCGACGGGAATTTTGTCTTCTGTTCCAGCGGGTATGGCGACGGCGGCAGCGCGCTGTTGGAACTGAAGAAGCAGGGGCGGACGATCCGGTATCGCGAGGTCTATTATAAGGACAACCGCACGCTGCAGAATCATCACGGCGGGATGATCCTGATCGATGGCAAGATCTACATGGGGCATGGCCACAACCAGGGCTTTCCCCGCTGTGTCGATCTGCGCAGCGGACGGACGGTCTGGGGCGAAGGGCAACGCGGGCCGGGCAAAGGTTCGGCGGCGATCGTGGCGGCCGATGGGCATCTGGTCTTTCGCTACGAAGATGGCGTCGTGGCCTTGATCGAAGCGAATCCCGGCGGCTACCAATTAAAGGGAGAGTTCAAGCCGGCGTCGGTCAACGGCAAAGCTTGGGCGCATCCGGTGATCGCGGGCAAACGGTTGTATCTGCGCGATCAAGACGAACTGCACTGTTACGACATCGGTGCGGGATCATGA
- a CDS encoding thiamine phosphate synthase yields MDGKEATASGVWRILDASWNRASEGLRTIEEYARFVLGDPQLSEQLKQLRHQTATAAEGLPRSQLLAARDTPGDVGTAIETPTETERVDALAVAIAAAARVQQSLRCLEEYGKIVDSGIGRAFEACRYRSYTLFATLEQLSQRRDRLADCQLYVLVDGGDSIEAMTATIAELAEAGADLIQLRDKRLNDRELYEHAAAAAATLRPSRCLFIVNDRPDIAAAVHADGVHVGQDELPATVVRQIIGPERLLGVSTHCVAQVEQAVSDGADYIGCGPTFPSGTKSFEAFPGTEFLRDAAATTTLPAFAIGGIGAENLEYVLDAGFSRVAVAGAITRSESPSAMVAELKQRLLRQDESTNR; encoded by the coding sequence ATGGATGGAAAGGAAGCGACGGCCAGCGGCGTCTGGCGGATCTTGGACGCGTCGTGGAATCGGGCCAGCGAAGGGCTGCGGACGATCGAGGAGTACGCGCGATTTGTGCTCGGCGATCCGCAGTTGTCCGAACAGCTGAAACAGCTGCGCCATCAGACAGCTACCGCAGCGGAGGGCTTGCCGCGTTCGCAGCTGTTGGCCGCTCGCGACACGCCCGGCGATGTCGGCACCGCGATCGAAACGCCTACCGAAACCGAGCGCGTCGACGCGTTAGCGGTGGCGATCGCCGCTGCGGCTCGCGTGCAACAATCGCTGCGTTGCCTGGAGGAGTACGGCAAGATTGTCGACAGCGGGATCGGCCGCGCGTTCGAAGCCTGCCGCTACCGCTCGTACACGCTGTTTGCGACGCTGGAACAATTGAGTCAACGGCGCGATCGGTTGGCCGATTGCCAGTTGTATGTGCTTGTCGACGGCGGCGATTCGATCGAAGCGATGACTGCTACGATCGCAGAGCTTGCGGAGGCGGGAGCGGATTTGATCCAGTTGCGCGATAAGCGATTGAACGATCGCGAACTATATGAACACGCCGCGGCGGCAGCGGCGACGCTGAGGCCCAGCCGCTGTCTGTTTATCGTCAACGATCGCCCCGACATCGCGGCGGCGGTGCATGCCGACGGCGTGCACGTTGGCCAAGACGAACTGCCCGCCACGGTTGTTCGTCAGATCATCGGTCCGGAAAGATTGTTGGGGGTGTCGACGCACTGCGTGGCTCAGGTCGAGCAAGCGGTTTCCGACGGAGCCGACTACATCGGTTGCGGACCGACGTTCCCATCGGGGACGAAGTCGTTCGAAGCGTTTCCGGGAACCGAATTCTTACGCGATGCAGCGGCAACGACAACTCTGCCCGCTTTTGCGATTGGCGGGATCGGGGCGGAGAACCTGGAATATGTGCTCGACGCCGGATTCTCGCGCGTTGCGGTGGCGGGAGCGATCACGCGGAGCGAGTCGCCATCGGCGATGGTGGCGGAACTGAAACAACGGCTGCTGCGGCAGGATGAATCAACGAACAGGTGA
- the cyaB gene encoding class IV adenylate cyclase, whose protein sequence is MSQYEVELKFPVADLAALRRQLIDRGARPLGIQQHRDTYYNHPCRDFAETHEALRIRRVDDQPMITYKGAKLDSPVKTRIELEWALGAGDVDGSNTEAMLVHLGFRRVAEVAKQRESFAVQPEAPSSELTVTLDDVQRVGTYAEIECIAEADGIERAQEYVQAFAESLGLQNPEKRSYLRMLLQADG, encoded by the coding sequence ATGTCCCAATACGAAGTCGAACTGAAATTTCCGGTCGCCGATCTGGCGGCGCTTCGCAGGCAATTGATCGATCGCGGCGCGCGGCCGCTGGGGATCCAGCAGCATCGCGATACCTATTACAACCATCCCTGCCGCGATTTTGCCGAGACGCACGAGGCGCTGCGGATCCGCCGCGTCGATGATCAGCCGATGATCACCTACAAAGGGGCCAAGCTGGATAGTCCGGTGAAGACGCGGATCGAGCTGGAGTGGGCGTTGGGAGCTGGCGACGTCGACGGTTCGAACACCGAAGCGATGTTGGTTCATCTGGGATTCCGCCGCGTGGCCGAGGTCGCTAAGCAGCGAGAGTCGTTTGCGGTTCAGCCGGAGGCGCCGTCGAGCGAGTTGACGGTGACGTTGGACGATGTTCAGCGAGTCGGCACGTATGCGGAGATCGAATGCATCGCCGAGGCCGACGGGATCGAGCGGGCTCAGGAATATGTGCAAGCGTTTGCCGAATCGTTGGGCTTGCAGAATCCCGAAAAACGAAGCTATCTGCGGATGCTGCTGCAGGCCGATGGCTAG
- a CDS encoding MFS transporter has translation MPPPRCDLPRRCISVLTAQESVISELIESSPASNDDADVPDRESPVEDRVPAAASKNFIVLMLYQVVLRVGWIFKTESVIMPAVLDFLGGSGMLRGLLPPINRVCQSLPALLMAGQMQMAPRKKSWLCVCTVLMAICFALLAVGFCLLDAHPVTLQVFFIAIYAIFFVATGMTQVLFHTLQGKLIPVGDRGRLLLVTNVVGVTAAVGAVWICMPAWVTAEGVEFHWLFATSSIAFFVAAAIAWCVDEPAVISEAPEAVQGIRARYAEAVLPFRDDPNFRRLAIAAALFGSTIMLFPHYQSLGRGGLLGGDFRSLMLWLIVQNLGTAAFSMVVGPLADRRGNRIALRLGLIGVTAAPLLAIGLVWTEIAWAFPIVFVLVGLTPVLLRLFMNYTLEVAPTDKHPSYLAAISVATGLPVLCSPVVGMMIDRVGFSPVFVAISLCGVAAWWISGRLEEPRCSQSNRKR, from the coding sequence GTGCCGCCGCCGCGTTGCGATCTGCCGCGACGCTGCATTTCAGTTCTCACAGCCCAGGAATCGGTCATCTCCGAGCTCATCGAAAGCTCTCCCGCCAGCAACGACGACGCGGACGTTCCCGATCGGGAATCGCCCGTCGAGGATCGCGTGCCCGCCGCGGCGTCGAAGAACTTCATCGTATTGATGCTGTATCAGGTGGTCTTGCGGGTCGGTTGGATCTTCAAGACCGAGAGCGTGATCATGCCGGCGGTGTTGGACTTTTTGGGAGGCAGCGGGATGCTGCGCGGCTTGCTGCCGCCGATCAACCGAGTCTGCCAAAGCTTGCCGGCGCTATTGATGGCCGGGCAGATGCAGATGGCTCCACGGAAGAAGAGCTGGTTGTGCGTTTGCACGGTGTTGATGGCGATCTGTTTTGCGTTGCTAGCGGTCGGGTTCTGCTTGCTGGATGCGCATCCCGTCACGCTGCAGGTCTTTTTCATCGCCATCTACGCGATCTTCTTTGTCGCGACGGGGATGACGCAGGTGCTGTTTCATACGCTGCAGGGCAAGTTGATTCCGGTGGGAGATCGTGGTCGTTTGCTGTTGGTGACAAATGTCGTTGGCGTGACGGCGGCGGTCGGGGCTGTTTGGATCTGCATGCCAGCTTGGGTAACGGCTGAAGGAGTCGAATTCCATTGGTTGTTTGCCACATCGTCGATCGCGTTTTTCGTCGCCGCAGCGATCGCTTGGTGCGTCGACGAACCGGCGGTGATCAGCGAAGCGCCCGAAGCGGTTCAGGGAATACGGGCGCGGTATGCGGAAGCTGTCTTGCCGTTTCGCGACGACCCCAATTTTCGACGGCTCGCAATCGCAGCGGCTCTGTTTGGTTCGACGATCATGTTGTTCCCGCACTACCAATCGCTTGGCCGCGGCGGATTGCTGGGGGGCGATTTTCGCAGCCTGATGTTGTGGTTGATCGTGCAGAATCTGGGGACCGCCGCGTTCAGTATGGTCGTCGGTCCGTTAGCCGATCGTCGCGGCAATCGGATCGCGCTGCGGTTGGGATTGATCGGTGTGACCGCGGCGCCGTTGTTGGCGATCGGGTTGGTTTGGACCGAGATCGCGTGGGCGTTTCCGATCGTGTTTGTGTTGGTTGGGCTGACGCCGGTGTTGCTGCGATTGTTTATGAATTACACCTTGGAAGTCGCCCCGACCGACAAGCATCCGTCGTATCTGGCGGCGATCAGCGTCGCCACGGGATTGCCGGTGCTCTGTTCTCCGGTTGTTGGAATGATGATCGATCGGGTAGGTTTTTCGCCGGTATTTGTGGCGATTTCGCTGTGTGGCGTCGCAGCGTGGTGGATTTCGGGGCGACTGGAAGAGCCACGTTGTTCGCAGAGCAACCGAAAGCGATGA
- a CDS encoding metalloprotease: MLAEPGRTAYDVNFGLLGFPVRISIGFWIMALVFGYDLVTQLAQLFPGSRGPLLLLWILSVFVSILVHELGHALAMRACGQHASIVLYHFGGLAIPQNTFGAGFSKKNNSKAEKIFITAAGPLAQLMLAGIVIAVAKARGFEILLMPEFLASLPSLAGGQPIDSPGMFGLVNFLVWPSVMWALLNLIPVYPLDGGQIAKEIIELFGGTAYHAIVLSLVCAVLMAAWGVTSGRLFMTLLFVSLAYSNYEMLTGGGPRRRF; this comes from the coding sequence ATGTTAGCCGAGCCGGGACGAACAGCTTACGACGTGAACTTTGGACTGCTTGGGTTTCCCGTTCGAATCTCGATCGGGTTCTGGATCATGGCGCTTGTTTTTGGGTACGACCTCGTCACTCAACTGGCCCAATTGTTTCCGGGCAGCCGGGGTCCATTGTTGCTGTTGTGGATCTTGTCGGTCTTCGTATCGATCTTGGTTCACGAGCTTGGACACGCCTTGGCGATGCGAGCGTGCGGGCAACATGCGTCGATTGTGCTGTATCACTTTGGCGGCTTAGCGATTCCGCAAAACACGTTTGGCGCGGGGTTTTCCAAAAAAAACAACTCGAAAGCAGAAAAAATTTTTATCACCGCTGCGGGCCCGTTAGCTCAGTTAATGCTGGCGGGGATCGTGATCGCGGTCGCTAAGGCTCGCGGGTTTGAGATTTTGTTGATGCCCGAATTTCTCGCGTCGTTGCCGAGCTTGGCAGGGGGACAACCCATCGATTCCCCTGGTATGTTTGGCTTGGTAAATTTTTTGGTCTGGCCCAGCGTGATGTGGGCTCTGTTGAACCTGATCCCGGTGTATCCACTTGATGGAGGGCAGATTGCCAAGGAAATCATTGAGCTTTTTGGTGGAACCGCCTATCACGCGATCGTCTTGTCACTGGTTTGCGCGGTGCTGATGGCGGCCTGGGGAGTCACTTCGGGGCGATTGTTCATGACCCTGTTGTTTGTTTCGTTAGCGTACAGCAACTACGAGATGTTAACCGGCGGCGGTCCGCGACGCCGCTTCTGA
- the ltrA gene encoding group II intron reverse transcriptase/maturase, which produces MKRTYYSLYDRLLDRRALARAFEKVRRAKGAPGIDGQAIDAFEADLLGELTRLVSELRSKTYRPSAVRRVSIPKPEGGQRHLGIPTVRDRVVQQALLDILQPIFDPDFHPSSYGYRPGRSCQQAVAKATMFIRRYGLDQVVDMDLSKCFDRLDHGLILSSIRRRVTDGSILNLIKMFLTSGVMNEGVWDATELGSPQGGVVSPLIANIYLDAFDQEMMRRGYRIVRYADDILILCRSKRSAAHAMSVAVEILEGDLKLTVNRDKTHLTSACEGVKFLGVVIGSMHTRIAAEKVAAFKAKVKVITRKNSPVNLEKVIADLNPVLRGWGSYFRMANCKGLYRELARWIRRRLRAKQLALWKKPTRLIRRLRQVGVRGDLQKMRMTAWRTSRSSYASMAISNGFLAELGLFDLTELETGVLPGLT; this is translated from the coding sequence ATGAAGCGAACCTACTACAGCCTCTACGACCGACTGCTTGATCGCCGAGCTTTGGCTCGCGCGTTCGAGAAAGTCCGACGTGCCAAGGGTGCACCTGGCATCGACGGGCAAGCGATCGATGCGTTTGAAGCTGATTTACTGGGGGAGCTGACGCGGTTGGTGAGCGAACTGCGGAGCAAGACTTACCGGCCCAGTGCGGTCCGCCGAGTTTCGATTCCGAAACCGGAAGGCGGCCAGCGGCATCTTGGCATCCCAACAGTTCGCGACCGAGTCGTCCAGCAAGCGTTGCTGGACATCCTGCAGCCGATCTTTGATCCTGACTTTCATCCATCAAGCTACGGTTACCGACCGGGCCGCAGTTGCCAACAGGCGGTTGCCAAAGCAACGATGTTCATCCGGCGATATGGTCTCGACCAAGTCGTCGATATGGATCTCTCGAAATGCTTTGACCGGTTGGATCACGGCTTGATTCTCTCGTCGATCCGTCGTCGGGTGACCGATGGCAGCATTTTGAATCTGATCAAAATGTTTTTGACCAGCGGAGTGATGAACGAAGGTGTCTGGGATGCGACGGAGCTTGGCAGCCCGCAAGGCGGTGTTGTCAGTCCCCTGATCGCCAATATTTACCTGGATGCTTTCGATCAGGAGATGATGCGTCGTGGTTACCGAATCGTTCGGTACGCCGACGACATTCTGATCCTGTGTCGGAGCAAGCGATCGGCGGCTCATGCGATGAGCGTTGCAGTGGAGATTCTGGAAGGTGATTTGAAGTTGACCGTCAATCGCGATAAGACGCACCTGACTTCAGCCTGTGAGGGTGTGAAGTTCTTGGGCGTCGTGATCGGCAGCATGCACACTCGCATTGCTGCCGAGAAAGTCGCGGCCTTCAAGGCGAAGGTCAAAGTGATCACTCGCAAGAACAGCCCGGTGAACTTGGAGAAGGTCATTGCTGACCTGAATCCGGTGCTTCGTGGCTGGGGCAGCTACTTCCGGATGGCGAACTGCAAAGGTCTGTATCGCGAGTTGGCTAGATGGATTCGGCGACGATTACGGGCCAAGCAACTCGCGTTGTGGAAGAAACCGACGCGTCTGATTCGCCGCTTGCGGCAGGTCGGCGTTCGTGGTGACCTCCAGAAGATGCGAATGACCGCGTGGCGTACGTCGCGTAGTTCTTACGCCAGTATGGCCATCAGCAATGGCTTCCTGGCGGAACTTGGCCTGTTTGACTTGACCGAATTGGAGACCGGAGTCCTTCCTGGATTAACCTAG
- a CDS encoding ammonium transporter, with product MLQVGRIPGWSLAIIAIGLLGVSLSLTSVAFAQDAEPATTEATEAAGVSDAPPVEEEVVVEEEVEAGSEVGYALDNAILFLCAVLVLFMQAGFAMVEVGLNAAKNTINILYKNVMDLSVGALLFFVIGFGLMYPGSYKEDPNPYFDFGGVGIYAASEGQTFSPDVDWFFQAVFAATAATIVSGAVAGRMQFKAYLIYSAILTGIIYPISGYWKWGGGWLTQFDGGLAFQDFAGSAVVHACGGFAGLAGAIILGPRLGRFASDGKSVPMPGHNIAFAALGVFILWVGWYGFNPGSQLAFQSAADIDATTFIAVNTTLSAAAGVVAATVVSWIMFGKPDLSMSLNGALGGLVGITANCDCFSNTWAIVIGGVSGVIVVAAIVALDKLKIDDPVGAFPVHGACGVWGCLAIGFLPNTHLDGGATNFMVQLIGTAAICAWAFVTMMVLFLILKAVGVLRCSAEEETAGLDISEHGMHAYPAESLAPAAG from the coding sequence ATGTTACAGGTTGGAAGAATTCCGGGATGGTCGCTTGCGATCATCGCTATCGGGTTGTTGGGGGTGAGTCTGTCACTTACGTCGGTTGCATTTGCGCAGGATGCGGAACCGGCGACCACGGAAGCCACTGAGGCTGCCGGCGTAAGTGACGCTCCGCCCGTCGAAGAAGAGGTAGTGGTTGAAGAAGAAGTCGAAGCGGGTTCGGAAGTTGGTTACGCGTTGGACAACGCGATCTTGTTCTTATGTGCTGTTTTGGTTTTGTTCATGCAAGCTGGCTTCGCGATGGTCGAAGTTGGTTTGAACGCTGCCAAGAACACGATCAACATCCTCTACAAGAACGTGATGGACCTTTCGGTCGGTGCGTTGTTGTTCTTTGTGATCGGCTTCGGATTGATGTATCCGGGCAGCTACAAAGAAGATCCCAACCCTTATTTCGACTTTGGTGGCGTGGGAATCTACGCTGCTAGCGAAGGTCAAACCTTCAGCCCCGATGTCGATTGGTTCTTCCAAGCCGTCTTTGCTGCGACCGCTGCGACGATCGTTTCGGGTGCTGTCGCCGGCCGGATGCAATTCAAGGCTTATTTGATCTACAGTGCGATCCTGACCGGGATCATCTATCCAATCAGCGGCTACTGGAAATGGGGCGGCGGATGGTTGACCCAATTCGATGGCGGATTGGCTTTCCAAGACTTCGCCGGATCGGCAGTTGTCCACGCTTGTGGCGGTTTCGCTGGCTTGGCTGGTGCGATCATCTTGGGCCCACGCCTGGGACGTTTCGCGAGCGACGGAAAATCGGTTCCAATGCCCGGTCACAACATCGCTTTCGCAGCCCTGGGTGTCTTCATCCTGTGGGTTGGATGGTACGGATTTAACCCTGGCAGCCAATTGGCATTCCAATCGGCAGCCGACATCGACGCGACCACTTTTATCGCCGTCAACACAACCCTTTCGGCAGCCGCTGGTGTTGTCGCTGCAACGGTCGTCAGCTGGATCATGTTCGGCAAACCCGATCTTTCGATGAGCCTTAACGGTGCTTTGGGTGGATTGGTTGGCATCACCGCTAACTGCGATTGCTTCAGCAACACGTGGGCGATCGTTATCGGTGGCGTCTCGGGTGTGATTGTTGTCGCCGCGATCGTCGCTTTGGACAAATTGAAGATCGACGATCCCGTCGGTGCCTTCCCCGTACACGGTGCTTGTGGAGTCTGGGGCTGCTTGGCCATCGGATTCCTGCCAAACACTCACTTGGACGGTGGAGCGACAAACTTCATGGTGCAGTTGATCGGTACCGCCGCGATCTGTGCATGGGCGTTTGTCACGATGATGGTCCTGTTCCTGATCCTCAAAGCTGTTGGTGTTCTGCGTTGCTCGGCTGAAGAAGAGACCGCTGGCTTGGATATCTCCGAGCACGGTATGCACGCTTACCCAGCAGAAAGCTTGGCTCCAGCAGCCGGCTAA